A stretch of the Sulfurimonas sp. HSL3-1 genome encodes the following:
- a CDS encoding RDD family protein, with amino-acid sequence MNETIETLLHRHELQLASIPKRALAFLIDELLLSLLFTIMLWGPISQAKDMETFLFVTNAYALEYLGMKVFYQTLFVALYGASLGKMAMRIRVVAIEDGGIPGWLPAFNRAVFRILSEIIFYLGFIWAMFDPNNQAWHDRTARTVVVNA; translated from the coding sequence GTGAACGAGACGATCGAAACGCTGCTGCATCGGCATGAACTGCAACTCGCCTCCATCCCGAAGCGCGCCCTGGCGTTCCTGATCGACGAACTCCTGCTGAGTCTGCTTTTTACGATTATGCTCTGGGGGCCTATTTCCCAAGCCAAGGATATGGAGACTTTCCTCTTTGTGACCAACGCCTACGCCCTGGAATACCTGGGGATGAAGGTCTTCTACCAGACGCTCTTTGTCGCCCTCTACGGTGCGTCGCTCGGAAAGATGGCGATGCGTATCCGCGTCGTGGCGATTGAGGACGGGGGGATCCCGGGCTGGCTGCCGGCATTCAACCGCGCCGTCTTCCGCATCCTCAGCGAGATCATCTTCTACCTCGGCTTCATCTGGGCGATGTTCGACCCCAATAACCAGGCGTGGCATGACCGCACTGCGCGCACCGTTGTCGTCAATGCCTAG